AGTATTGGCGAACCTGCCTATCCAATTCCTTGCAGAACTTGCAGAAAAATGACACCTTCCTACCAGGGACCGAATTGAAGGGGGTTTTCGGTCGGCTTTTCTTTCAGAAGAATCAGGATCCCCAGCGAAGGGTTTTCACGACTGAACCGCTCTATTTCCTCCCAGGTCATCACCATAAGAGCCGTCGAAATCCCATCACAGACAGCCGAGTCTTCCCCTTTTACCCAAACTGCCGATTTGTCTTGAATTGCCTGACCGGTAACCGGACGAATCATGTCGGTTCCCCGCCGAAGACCGGAGCAGCTTAGCGCTTCGTTTCGCATCTGGAGAGTCCGAATCTCTTTTTGCGTAAACGGATTGGTCAGACGGACGGGCCAGCCCGCCTGTCCTGACGGCGCATCCATCGCCAGGATGGTACTGGTTCCGCCGTGAATCAGGACTTTTTGAATCTGCCATTCACCAAGCACATCGGCCATTTTTCGGACGGCAAATCCTTTTCCAAGTCCCCCCAAATCCAGCCGAATTCCATCCGAAAGCACTCGGACGGACATCTCCTCCGGACGGATTTCCAGCCGATGCATCCCAATCGAAGACAGTCGGTTCCGAATCTCAGTTTCCGAAGGCGTCGTTGCTTTCCATAAATCGACCAATCCTCCCACCGTACAATCAAAGAGTCCTCCGGTCAGATGGTGAATCTGTACGGCAGACTGAAGACATTCTATGGTTTCCGGAGAAACAATCACCGATTGTCCTTTTTGTGCGGAATTAATCCGGGAGATGTCGCTGTTAGGCAGAAACCGGCTTAAAAGCGATTCCAGTCGGTCCAGTTCATCAAAGGCTGCACGAGCGGCGTTTGCAGCATAGGCAGAGCCCGGATGCTCGATAAACAGTTCAAATTCCGTCGCCATCGCACGATGACAGAAATGAAACGGTTTCATCGGGCCCTCTTTGTTTCAGAGACGGATTTGCCCGCCTGCACCAAATCCAGCAAATCTTTTCGTATGTATCCTCTCCATTCGAGAGAAGGCCGCAAATAGACCGGTGCATCAAAAAGCGGAAGGTACATATGCCGCTGTCCGGGCGGAGGGGTTTCATACAAATATTTCAAAATCTCCGGTTCCATCCGTGCATCGGCCAAAATCAAAGCAGCGGCCGGCATCGACGGTTCGACCTCGCTGAAATAACCAACGAAAGGAAACGAGCGAAGATACCACGGCCACGGCCAGTAATCATTGTTTTCTGCAAAAATTTGGATATAAAGCCGCTGCCCTTCCCCGGAATATTCCGCAACCTGCTGCACCTTTTGAAACATCGAAAAAATGTCAGGGCTTGTGTGGCCGTAAACATATGGATTTGAAGGACTTGTCGCATATTTTGTCATCAGACACACACTCTGAACCACCGGACTGATGAGGCCGAAAATCAGCAGAACAGCCGCCGCAAAACGCCGCGGACCGGGACCGGAGGCCCATTGCAGAAACCGGTCAGCCGCTAATCCGGCCGGCAGCGTCATTCCATACAGAAAAGACAACGCATTCCACGGCGTCTTATAAGGAATGGCAGAGTAAAAAAGCGTTAATATCACCGAAAAAAGCACCAAAAAGGAAACAAAAGGGTTTCCTGCCCCTTTTCGCCGGTCTGCCCAAACAATACCAGCCCCCAGCAGAGCCAAAGCCACAATCCCATCCTCATTCCAGACAGGCGGCTCAAAAAACTCTACCCAAGTTAACAAGTCCAGATAGTACCACCAGGGGTGAAAATGCGCCGTTTTGGAAGCCGCATGAGCCGGATACAGCCAGAAACTTTGAAGAGAATCCGCCAACCCCCGTCCATGCGTTCCGAAGCTGGAAAAGAACAGAATCCAGACAAACAGAAACGCAGCCAAAGCCGCCGCCGCATGAGAAAACACCCTTTTTCCGGCAGGACGTCCCCATATAAGGAGAAAGGCCAAGGCCGCCGCAGCAAAGGACAGGACGGCCGTTTCTTTCGTCGCCAACATCAACCCCGCCGAAAGCCCCGTCCAAACCGCCCAGCCGAGACAGGGTTTATCCCAATAACGGCAAAGTCCCCCTAAAAAACACCCCAGAAACAGAACCAGCCATATCTCATGAATGAAATAGCCGCTGTAATAGACAAATGCGGGCGAAAATGCCAGCAGAACGGAAGCAAACAAAGCGGCCCTCCTGCCGATGCACGGAGCCATCAGCCAGACAGTCAGGATTACTCCCAAACCAGCCAGAGCGGTGGTACCCCGCAGAAGACCTTCCGTCAGTCCGTTTAGCGTATGAACGCCTGCCAGCCGGGCACCCAGCCACGTGAAATAATACAGGGTCGGCCCGTGATACTCGAGCGGCTCATACTCATACAGGCCGGTCTCCAGAAGATGCCCGAGTTTGACCGCTTGAACCGCTTCGTCTGTGTGCATCGGGCGGACAGATAAAAACGGGAAACGAACCGCTGCTGCCGCGGCCAGCACTGCACAGCCGAGATAAAAAGAACGCCTCATCGCGGGCTTCTGCCGAAGACCTCTATTTCGATGAAATGATTCATATCATTCTGGTTGTTGCCGCTGCTGTAAATCCGAACATAACGGGCCCGGGTCCCTTTGGCATCAATCAGTTTTCCTTCCGATGTCCCGACAAAGTTCTTGTCTTTCCCGACGCCCAGACCGCTCGAATTGTCATCGTCATTGTTAAACAGGGTTACCACGCCCGTGATGAAATCCGGGTCGCTGCTGACCTGAACAATCACATCATAATAAACCCGTTCGGTCTTATGATACTGCCAGAAAACAATGGCATAAATTTCGTATTCCTTCTCCAGATCCACCTGAACCCACTGGGTAAACGGGCCCAGCTCAACCAGACTGCCGTCGTGGGCTTCCTTGTCGCCGTCCGTAATCATCGCATAGGACCCGAGGATGGGTTCCGGGTCGGACCCGGTGACGGGCTTGCCTCGGGAAATCAAAGCTGTCCCTTCCGGTGCCAAAAACGGCGGACGCGGTGCCCCCAGCGGTTTTTCCAGATTTCGGACGCCGGCGATGTTTTCCGGCGTACCCACAAACTGCGGTTTAGGCAGCGTTA
This is a stretch of genomic DNA from Anaerohalosphaeraceae bacterium. It encodes these proteins:
- a CDS encoding FAD:protein FMN transferase; translation: MKPFHFCHRAMATEFELFIEHPGSAYAANAARAAFDELDRLESLLSRFLPNSDISRINSAQKGQSVIVSPETIECLQSAVQIHHLTGGLFDCTVGGLVDLWKATTPSETEIRNRLSSIGMHRLEIRPEEMSVRVLSDGIRLDLGGLGKGFAVRKMADVLGEWQIQKVLIHGGTSTILAMDAPSGQAGWPVRLTNPFTQKEIRTLQMRNEALSCSGLRRGTDMIRPVTGQAIQDKSAVWVKGEDSAVCDGISTALMVMTWEEIERFSRENPSLGILILLKEKPTENPLQFGPW
- a CDS encoding flippase activity-associated protein Agl23; protein product: MRRSFYLGCAVLAAAAAVRFPFLSVRPMHTDEAVQAVKLGHLLETGLYEYEPLEYHGPTLYYFTWLGARLAGVHTLNGLTEGLLRGTTALAGLGVILTVWLMAPCIGRRAALFASVLLAFSPAFVYYSGYFIHEIWLVLFLGCFLGGLCRYWDKPCLGWAVWTGLSAGLMLATKETAVLSFAAAALAFLLIWGRPAGKRVFSHAAAALAAFLFVWILFFSSFGTHGRGLADSLQSFWLYPAHAASKTAHFHPWWYYLDLLTWVEFFEPPVWNEDGIVALALLGAGIVWADRRKGAGNPFVSFLVLFSVILTLFYSAIPYKTPWNALSFLYGMTLPAGLAADRFLQWASGPGPRRFAAAVLLIFGLISPVVQSVCLMTKYATSPSNPYVYGHTSPDIFSMFQKVQQVAEYSGEGQRLYIQIFAENNDYWPWPWYLRSFPFVGYFSEVEPSMPAAALILADARMEPEILKYLYETPPPGQRHMYLPLFDAPVYLRPSLEWRGYIRKDLLDLVQAGKSVSETKRAR
- a CDS encoding discoidin domain-containing protein, encoding MPAAVPAAKEAEKLVPIPLTLPKPQFVGTPENIAGVRNLEKPLGAPRPPFLAPEGTALISRGKPVTGSDPEPILGSYAMITDGDKEAHDGSLVELGPFTQWVQVDLEKEYEIYAIVFWQYHKTERVYYDVIVQVSSDPDFITGVVTLFNNDDDNSSGLGVGKDKNFVGTSEGKLIDAKGTRARYVRIYSSGNNQNDMNHFIEIEVFGRSPR